A single Nasonia vitripennis strain AsymCx chromosome 1 unlocalized genomic scaffold, Nvit_psr_1.1 chr1_random0015, whole genome shotgun sequence DNA region contains:
- the LOC100113673 gene encoding serine/arginine repetitive matrix protein 2 isoform X2: MVVGEASIHNIMGGMESTGGVRLHNHKRKLKQRFDIIKKLGQGTYGKVQLGINKETGQEVAIKTIKKCKIETEADLIRIRREIQIMSSVQHPNIIHIYEVFENREKMVLVMEYAAGGELYDYLSERKVLSEQEARRIFRQISTAVFYCHKHKICHRDLKLENILLDQNGNAKIADFGLSNVFDEQRLLSTFCGSPLYASPEIVKGRPYHGPEVDCWSLGVLLYTLVYGAMPFDGSHFNRLVKQISQSDYFEPKKPSPASPLIKDMLTVCPSRRADIEKICAHWWVNEGYEQSCLDIAEDLAAQTPVRLDLLLSLVPQSASAEQLVVGGDQAAAQQPAGIANSVSSETLVPTRCHSVGSLMELDQNNSDRRIREMVQEEEPAATAGQDAGKRKLETTPSAEETSAAGLKRKERTGRKDGTDDRDPRAYRSASKHHSAPIPNSIIEEAMEVDPVAVPAAVPTSETVEMNNVEEAASCLEVKQEQREQKSPSKERSKTPVIENLAEDIDMTSAKDQSVEESQNRIGAPASSVKSAGPELAQPQEPPAPASPEKVSPSTSAEVEENKDLPKSDVPKEKSPAKTGEAISNKVPVQKESSKSAAEAAAKQQPKEKKTKNKALSLDCDLLPDESAPKPSTERRRSKIFETAEKFNQLASPVEPDKPKKIFIPGVNVGGAKAAFERKASLTSATIPQTVKAPVSKVIIDVPSVEKKPENDKSAELDAKEKERKREEEKRRAVEVITGALGKPPMQRKASVGSPPISPQSNDPKKLGLKIPVGPNDVRNATVTVSTPTETKFPFESEARNPELLAKAVPVSPDVSSGNDAFTSMPEEPKKCSKMEITLKSATLPRPRKTSKAEITLSGVRPVDTAFRSEVEAKIDAFQPQKLRTQRSEVAFPVAAAVPQSHRSSSLEPEGQGANNHNSFKERIIPIQVEPIAQQATVHSTTPPPKPPMPQRSLSQRSNSLSRQSTADSDTDSALGSIAGPEPIRKSPREYIIPIAVEGGGYVTPRSGSVEPESKNSTPTSTNPPRSRFGRPSRMGSLLSDASEDESPFPSLHRDNDDLLQRHMHRLRSSRPSRQAPEHADSLSSGEEDDDDGFELLTAENLFSTLLSRVRSLTQRLNVGDNTSTGFPNTRLLGRLGSNSPQGFWGIHEPLSRRIPDSQFRRSMSRDNSDRFSRKETSGPNSPGSQQNSPGARTPSRDSLFEMGNNTLPRAKSSSHQHLLRHQPQTQPQQQQQQASRSQSPSVGTGSNGLLQPEPRKEPESLEQNLTPCLARRLSRQFIEKTRQSLPRSPSLPRERSFREPSAGGLQQEQSQGHSSLERFRSRSHDRGYHSMRRANSLLEPSVSGPEVDSRRSPRRSISLFDDEDRYLPPLGPARQPLIASLGRKYRDSGKLSTTPIAVEKIQEEQPEELGPSGLAIPRIRADDCESNSLATDNNSLSECLERTSSRSAISGETSPTESTSNILDYSSSYKNLASSSASSSRELQNRLLAAENLIKESTLKNLGPSRYSANLSSNYKELDKCDKESLGAIAVTASAAVAKRRSCIPSLRLRSGSLTRDSSLGRSKYAEDSVSVHGLTPERSLLSKFFRSGSSAGRDSSTERLSSEPHKQQPKQRRISRFLRPDFFDTPREESQYVKDKEAQKAAENERRKSRFMRRKTEPVDRLLLSPTPDKPPDGERLDKELKNEVNSLTKGRSAEPPAGDESKPSIRNSFLQSLERKLEKFRSTDDASKSQQQACKPPVPATPADDNKALQSARESSVPPSAAAVTDPQPQEPKRATSAEDLSTTSSNSLSIQSPPAKSKVNSVLGLFKNSGSSEPKSAEANGAPRSQGQTILSRLRKNAYKGSRSDSVLSSSDAATSKIPTKFGKSEPRPSKKVQAEPKKPSPEKSTTLGFKRSPSKDKDKETTPPKRVSPESKKPAMERLSKTLKKSPEKLLKGKTDKTEKPADLKKDASTGKLSEKKKSPEKSFLKAKSPEKSFMKAKSPDKSFMKAKSPEKLVIDNKQIEDMNGQVEEMGVAKLKKKLATSPDNGSSLKSDKSDGVKKVKKVVKAKEPSDKDKDKDGEENTKKKRIVRVVRKVVKKSSDSSDSKSEDKEKPTKTDVIKKSVVAKKDKSPETPAATTTIPRKSPEDLTPVQSEQVMETAKTADTGEKSVNENAEMMEKDKDFNEIDKAQVCQIDNGVALTKPPEIKPCREKLKLDFSKIPQHNFRNVTPPRRESPKSENAKSEIGDASKLVQRSQSDDVSEKLSEALPKLTHRAIFMGNRIVVDKPLMAKDIADLKTEANVDGAEISESASISNEIGKENCNVDSNSLNSPQEIEKNNTEETKEMKMSNSSSKDPISTEDLMSPTEDTESFDSWSICSADINHTRGDLHSPTSPTYSMYMRGNNPNAESVIDRIRRKSFYSRFNDRKRKASLNAPPPGVNVSSSMTLPRKFSFNNPRDSNKEQPSKAKTNNYTLPNRKNAEKCYSMYNEEVPTFRKSPIERDRYSDGGSASSYNNDLKSPGETYGHISSSYDPLRKNSSLTDSILEPSTSRNISSLPRRYGSSLSGFEPKTVAYYEELLAPNHTDYLGGRRASPLPHENYSKYENGYHNGSIDLPQFSADKWKSHAEKSTKTDPSDGMQIEDRARKVSLCFSEPDNMSSSSLDQRATTSTAE, translated from the exons ATGGTCGTCGGCGAAGCGAGCATCCATAACATTATGGGTGGCATGGAGAGCACCGGCGGCGTGCGTCTCCACAACCACAAGCGAAAACTGAAACAAAG GTTCGATATAATCAAAAAGCTGGGCCAAGGCACCTACGGAAAAGTACAACTGGGCATCAACAAGGAAACGGGTCAGGAGGTCGCCATCAAGACGATCAAGAAGTGCAAGATCGAGACGGAGGCGGACCTCATCAGGATACGCAGGGAGATCCAGATCATGTCGAGCGTCCAGCACCCGAACATCATCCACATTTACGAAG TGTTCGAGAACAGGGAGAAGATGGTGCTGGTGATGGAGTACGCGGCGGGCGGCGAGCTCTACGACTACCTGAGCGAGCGCAAGGTGCTGAGCGAGCAGGAGGCCCGGCGCATCTTCCGGCAGATCTCGACCGCCGTGTTCTACTGCCACAAGCACAAGATCTGCCACCGGGACCTCAAGCTCGAGAACATCCTGCTCGACCAGAACGGCAACGCCAAGATCGCCGACTTCGGCCTCTCCAACGTCTTCGACGAGCAGCGCCTGCTCTCGACCTTCTGCGGCAGCCCGCTCTACGCCAGCCCCGAGATAGTCAAGGGCCGGCCCTACCACGGGCCCGAGGTCGACTGCTGGAGCCTAGGCGTCCTCCTCTACACCCTCGTCTACGGCGCCATGCCCTTCGACGGCTCCCACTTCAACCGGCTGGTCAAGCAGATCTCCCAGTCCGACTACTTCGAGCCCAAGAAGCCCTCGC CCGCGTCCCCGCTGATAAAGGACATGCTGACGGTCTGCCCCTCGAGGCGCGCCGACATCGAGAAGATCTGCGCGCACTGGTGGGTCAACGAGGGCTACGAGCAGAGCTGCCTCGACATAGCCGAGGACCTCGCGGCCCAGACGCCGGTCCGGCTGGACCTGCTGCTCTCGCTGGTGCCTCAGTCCGCGAGCGCCGAGCagctcgtcgtcggcggcgacCAGGCGGCCGCGCAGCAGCCGGCCGGCATCGCCAACAGCGTGTCCAGCGAGACCCTCGTGCCCACCAGGTGCCACTCGGTCGGCAGCCTCATGGAGCTCGACCAGAACAACTCGGACAGGCGGATCAGGGAGATGGTGCAGGAGGAGGAGCCCGCGGCCACCGCCGGACAGGACGCCGGCAAGCGGAAGCTCGAGACCACCCCGTCGGCGGAGGAGACGAGCGCCGCCGGGCTCAAGCGGAAGGAGCGCACCGGGAGAAAAGACGGAACCGACGACCGGGACCCCAGGGCCTATAGATCCGCCTCCAA GCACCACTCGGCACCGATCCCAAACTCGATAATAGAAGAAGCGATGGAGGTGGACCCGGTAGCTGTGCCCGCAGCAGTTCCTACAAGCGAGACCGTCGAAATGAACAACGTAGAAGAGGCCGCCTCTTGCCTGGAAGTGAAGCAAGAGCAGCGCGAGCAAAAATCGCCCAGCAAAGAGCGCAGCAAAACTCCTGTGATTGAAAACTTAGCCGAGGACATCGACATGACGAGCGCCAAGGATCAGAGCGTCGAGGAGAGTCAGAACCGGATCggcgctcccgcatcctcggTGAAGTCGGCGGGGCCGGAGTTGGCGCAGCCGCAAGAACCGCCAGCGCCAGCTTCGCCCGAAAAAGTCTCTCCGTCAACGTCCGCTGAAGTGGAAGAGAACAAGGACCTGCCCAAATCCGACGTGCCAAAAGAGAAGAGCCCAGCAAAGACTGGCGAAGCCATTAGCAATAAAGTTCCTGTACAGAAAGAGAGCAGCAAATCTGCTGCGGAAGCGGCGGCTAAGCAACAGCccaaagaaaagaaaacaaagaacaAAGCTCTCTCACTTGACTGCGACCTGTTGCCGGATGAGTCGGCGCCAAAGCCCTCGACCGAGCGTCGAAGATCGAAGATCTTCGAGACTGCGGAGAAGTTCAATCAGTTGGCCTCGCCGGTTGAGCCGGACAAGCCTAAGAAAATATTCATCCCCGGCGTGAACGTCGGAGGCGCGAAGGCCGCCTTCGAGAGGAAGGCCAGCCTGACGTCTGCAACCATACCTCAGACTGTCAAAGCTCCAGTCTCCAAGGTCATCATTGATGTGCCGAGCGTGGAGAAAAAGCCCGAGAACGACAAATCCGCAGAGCTCGATGCCAAGGAGAAGGAGAGGAAACGCGAggaggagaagagaagagCCGTGGAAGTCATAACTGGCGCCCTCGGAAAACCACCCATGCAGAGGAAGGCCAGTGTTGGTTCTCCGCCCATCTCGCCTCAGAGCAACGATCCTAAGAAGCTTGGCCTGAAGATACCGGTCGGCCCAAATGACGTGAGAAACGCGACCGTCACAGTTTCCACGCCTACCGAAACCAAATTCCCATTCGAGTCGGAAGCCAGAAATCCAGAACTTCTTGCCAAAGCT GTGCCAGTGAGCCCAGATGTTTCGTCGGGCAATGACGCGTTCACCTCCATGCCAGAAGAACCAAAGAAGTGCAGCAAGATGGAGATAACGCTGAAAAGCGCAACGCTGCCGCGACCGCGCAAGACAAGTAAGGCCGAGATAACTCTGTCCGGTGTGCGGCCTGTGGACACGGCTTTCCGTTCGGAGGTTGAGGCTAAGATCGACGCGTTCCAACCCCAGAAGCTGCGCACTCAGCGATCGGAGGTGGCCTTTCCCGTGGCTGCCGCTGTACCTCAATCGCATCGCAGCTCTAGTCTCGAGCCCGAGGGCCAGGGAGCCAACAACCATAATTCATTCAAGGAGCGAATCATACCCATCCAGGTGGAGCCGATCGCGCAGCAAGCGACCGTACACTCGACGACGCCACCTCCTAAACCACCTATGCCTCAGCGCTCGTTGTCGCAACGCTCGAACTCACTGTCGCGGCAATCGACCGCTGATTCCGATACGGACAGCGCGCTGGGATCAATTGCGGGCCCGGAACCTATAAGAAAGAGCCCGAGGGAATACATCATACCTATTGCCGTCGAAGGTGGTGGCTACGTAACGCCTAGGTCCGGCAGTGTCGAACCCGAAAGTAAGAATAGCACGCCCACGAGCACTAATCCACCGAGATCAAGATTCGGTCGACCCAGTAGAATGGGATCGCTACTGTCAGACGCCAGTGAAGACGAGTCGCCGTTCCCTTCGCTGCACAG AGACAACGATGACTTGCTGCAGAGGCACATGCACCGTTTGAGGAGTTCGCGACCATCGCGACAGGCACCCGAACACGCAGACAGTTTATCATCTGGCGAAGAAGACGATGACGATGGTTTTGAACTATTGACGGCCGAGAACTTATTTTCCACACTTTTATCGCGAGTGAGAAGCCTCACTCAAAGGCTTAACGTTGGCGACAATACAAGCACTGGCTTCCCAAATACAAGGTTACTTGGTAGACTGGGCTCAAACTCACCCCAAGGATTCTGGGGCATTCACGAACCTCTGTCCAg ACGGATCCCTGACTCGCAATTCAGACGCTCGATGAGCCGCGATAACAGCGATCGCTTTAGCCGCAAGGAGACGAGCGGACCCAACAGTCCAGGATCTCAGCAAAATAGCCCAGGAGCACGCACACCCTCTCGTGACAGTTTATTCGAAATGGGAAACAATACCTTGCCAAGAG CCAAGAGCAGCAGCCATCAGCACCTCCTCCGTCACCAGCCGCAAACGCAgccgcaacagcagcagcagcaggcatCCCGGTCGCAGTCGCCCTCGGTCGGCACCGGCAGCAACGGCCTGCTGCAGCCCGAGCCGCGCAAGGAGCCGGAGAGCCTGGAGCAGAACCTGACGCCGTGCCTGGCTCGCCGACTCAGCCGGCAGTTCATCGAGAAGACGCGCCAGTCGCTGCCGCGCTCGCCGTCCCtgccgcgcgagcgcagctTCCGCGAGCCCTCGGCCGGCGGACTGCAGCAGGAGCAGAGCCAGGGCCACAGCAGCCTCGAGCGCTTCCGCAGCCGGTCGCACGACCGCGGCTACCACAGCATGCGCCGCGCCAACAGCCTGCTCGAGCCCTCGGTCTCCGGCCCCGAGGTCGACAGCAGGCGCTCGCCCAGGCGCAGCATCAGCCTCTTCGACGATGAGGACCGCTACCTGCCGCCGCTCGGGCCGGCGCGCCAGCCGCTCATCGCCAGCCTCGGGCGCAAGTACCGGGACTCGGGCAAGCTCAGCACGACGCCCATCGCCGTCGAGAAGATCCAGGAGGAGCAGCCCGAGGAGCTGGGCCCGAGCGGGCTCGCGATCCCCCGCATCCGCGCCGACGACTGCGAGAGCAACAGCCTCGCGACCGACAACAACTCGCTCTCCGAGTGCCTCGAGCGCACCTCCAGCCGCTCGGCCATCTCGGGCGAGACCTCGCCCACCGAGTCCACCAGCAACATCCTCGACTACAGCTCGTCCTACAAGAACCTCGCGAGTAGCTcggccagcagcagccgcgagcTGCAGAATCGGCTGCTCGCCGCCGAGAACCTCATCAAGGAGTCCACGCTGAAGAACCTCGGCCCCTCCCGGTACAGCGCCAACCTCAGCTCCAACTACAAGGAGCTCGACAAGTGCGACAAGGAGTCGCTCGGAGCCATCGCCGTGACGGCCTCGGCGGCCGTGGCCAAGCGGCGCAGCTGCATCCCCAGCCTACGGCTGCGCTCGGGCTCGCTCACCCGCGACAGCTCGCTCGGCCGCAGCAAGTACGCCGAGGACAGCGTCAGCGTGCACGGCCTCACGCCCGAGCGCTCGCTGCTGAGCAAGTTCTTCCGGAGCGGCAGCTCTGCCGGCAGGGACTCGTCGACCGAGCGACTCAGCTCCGAGCCGCACAAGCAGCAGCCCAAGCAGCGCCGGATCTCGCGGTTCCTGCGCCCGGACTTCTTCGACACGCCGCGCGAGGAGAGCCAGTACGTCAAGGACAAGGAGGCGCAGAAGGCCGCGGAGAACGAGCGACGCAAGTCGCGCTTCATGCGCCGCAAGACCGAGCCGGTCGACCGGCTGCTGCTCAGCCCCACGCCCGACAAGCCGCCCGACGGGGAGCGCCTCGACAAGGAGCTCAAGAACGAGGTCAACTCGCTGACCAAGGGCAGGTCCGCCGAGCCGCCAGCCGGCGACGAGTCCAAGCCGAGCATCCGCAACAGCTTCCTGCAGAGCCTGGAGAGGAAGCTCGAGAAGTTCCGCTCGACGGACGACGCGTCCAAGTCCCAGCAGCAGGCCTGTAAGCCACCGGTACCCGCGACTCCCGCGGACGACAACAAAGCGCTGCAGTCCGCGAGGGAGAGCTCGGTCCCACCCTCGGCGGCAGCAGTGACCGATCCGCAGCCGCAGGAGCCTAAGCGGGCGACCAGCGCAGAGGACCTATCGACGACTAGCAGCAACAGCCTCTCGATCCAGAGTCCCCCGGCCAAGAGCAAGGTTAACTCGGTGCTGGGGCTCTTCAaaaacagcggcagcagcgagcCCAAGAGCGCCGAGGCGAACGGCGCGCCGCGCAGCCAGGGCCAGACGATCCTGAGCAGGCTCAGAAAGAACGCGTACAAGGGATCGAGGTCGGACAGCGTGCTGTCCTCCAGCGACGCCGCGACCAGCAAGATTCCCACCAAGTTCGGCAAGAGCGAGCCGAGGCCGAGCAAGAAGGTGCAGGCCGAGCCGAAGAAGCCGTCACCCGAGAAGAGCACTACGCTCGGCTTCAAGAGATCGCCCTCCAAAGACAAGGATAAGGAGACCACTCCGCCCAAGAGAGTCAGCCCCGAGTCAAAGAAGCCGGCCATGGAGAGACTGTCCAAGACGTTGAAGAAAAGCCCCGAAAAGCTGCTCAAAGGAAAGACGGACAAGACTGAGAAGCCAGCCGATCTCAAGAAAGATGCCTCCACGGGCAAGCTCTCGGagaagaaaaagtcgccgGAGAAGTCGTTTCTGAAGGCCAAGTCGCCCGAGAAGTCCTTTATGAAAGCGAAATCGCCGGATAAGTCGTTCATGAAGGCGAAGTCACCGGAGAAGCTCGTCATCGACAACAAGCAGATCGAGGACATGAACGGGCAAGTCGAGGAGATGGGGGTGGCGAAGCTGAAGAAGAAGCTCGCGACCTCGCCTGATAACGGTTCCAGTCTCAAATCGGACAAGTCCGACGGCGTGAAGAAAGTGAAGAAAGTGGTGAAGGCCAAGGAGCCCAGCGATAAGGACAAGGACAAGGACGGAGAGGAGAacacgaagaagaagagaataGTGCGCGTCGTGCGGAAAGTCGTGAAAAAGTCGTCCGATAGTTCTGACAGCAAGTCGGAAGACAAAGAAAAACCTACCAAGACCGACGTCATCAAGAAGAGCGTTGTCGCGAAGAAGGACAAGAGTCCCGAAACACCCGCGGCGACAACCACGATTCCGAGAAAGAGTCCGGAAGATCTAACGCCTGTACAAAGTGAGCAGGTGATGGAAACGGCGAAAACAGCTGACACAGGCGAGAAGAGCGTAAACGAAAATGCAGAAATGATGGAAAAGGACAAAGATTTCAACGAGATCGATAAAGCACAGGTTTGTCAAATAGATAACGGTGTCGCGTTGACAAAGCCACCGGAAATTAAGCCATGCAGAGAGAAATTGAAGTTGGACTTCTCGAAAATCCCGCAGCACAATTTTAGAAACGTTACGCCACCAAGAAGAGAGTCTCCGAAGAGTGAAAATGCAAAAAGTGAAATAGGCGATGCTTCCAAATTAGTGCAGAGAAGTCAGTCCGACGACGTATCGGAAAAGTTATCCGAGGCCTTACCGAAACTGACTCACCGAGCTATCTTTATGGGAAACAGAATTGTCGTGGATAAACCGCTTATGGCCAAAGACATTGCAGATTTAAAAACGGAAGCCAATGTCGACGGTGCGGAAATTTCCGAAAGCGCTTCGATATCGAACGAGATCGGCAAAGAAAATTGCAACGTCGATTCGAATTCATTGAACAGCCCTCAAGAAATAGAAAAGAACAATACAGAAGAAACGAAGGAAATGAAAATGTCAAACTCTTCGTCGAAGGATCCCATTAGCACGGAGGATCTAATGTCGCCAACCGAGGATACCGAGAGCTTCGATTCGTGGTCGATCTGCTCAGCTGACATCAATCATACGAGAGGGGACTTGCACTCGCCGACCTCTCCCACGTATAGCATGTACATGCGCGGGAACAATCCAAATGCGGAGTCGGTCATAGATAGAAttagaagaaaaagtttttacTCCAGGTTCAACGACAGAAAGCGAAAGGCTTCACTGAACGCTCCACCGCCGGGTGTCAACGTGTCCTCCAGTATGACACTCCCGAGAAAGTTCAGTTTCAATAATCCACGGGACAGCAACAAGGAACAACCGAGCAAAGCCAAGACTAACAACTATACTTTGCCGAACAGGAAGAACGCGGAGAAATGCTACAGTATGTACAACGAAGAAGTTCCTACATTCAGAAAATCGCCAATTGAGCGAGACAGATACTCGGATGGCGGCAGTGCATCTTCGTACAACAACGACCTGAAATCACCTGGTGAAACATATGGACATATTTCCTCCTCCTACGACCCTCTGAGAAA AAACTCATCCCTCACTGACAGTATCCTGGAACCCAGTACAAGCAGGAATATAAGTTCTCTGCCTCGAAGGTACGGCTCCAGTTTATCTGGATTCGAGCCCAAGACAGTTGCATATTACGAGGAGCTGCTAGCACCGAATCATACCGATTACTTGGGAGGTCGCAGAGCGTCTCCACTTCCGCATGAGAACTACAGCAAATATGAAAACGGTTACCACAACGGAAGCATAGACCTGCCACAATTCAGCGCTGATAAGTGGAAGAGTCATGCTGAAAAATCGACCAAAACAGATCCTTCTGACGGAATGCAAATCGAGGATCGTGCAAg AAAAGTGAGCCTGTGCTTTAGTGAACCAGACAATATGTCATCGAGTTCCTTGGATCAGCGAGCGACTACTTCCACTGCCGAGTGA